The window TTATAATTAAATTTCATATATTTTAAAAATTATTAATTAAATGATTATTACATAAAAAATATTAAAAAAATATAAATCATATAAAAAATAAATTTCCAATAATAAAACGTAATTTTTTCATTGCATTTTTTTCTAATTGTCTTATACGTTCTGCAGATATACCATAATAATTTGCTAATTCTTGTAATGTAGTTTTTTCTTTATTTTTATTTAACCATCTTAAAGTAATAATATTACGACTACGATAATCTAATTTTAATATAGCTTTATATAATTTATTTGAAATAAATTTACTCCAATTATCTTTTTCAATTATATTTGCAAAATTAGAATTATGATCTTTAAGAAAGATATTTGAATTATCTTTTTTGTTTTTAAAATTATCTTTAATATTATTATTATTATTATTACTCATATCTTGAGCTGACATACGTGATTCCATTTCACAAACATCTTTAATAGATACTCCTAATTCTTTAGCAACCATTTTAATTTCATCTTGATTAAACCAACCTAATCTTTGTTTGGCTTTACGTAAATTAAAAAATAATTTTCTTTGTGCTTTAGTAGTAGCAACTTTTACTATTCTCCAATTACGTAAAACATATTCATGTATTTCTGCTTTAATCCAATGAATAGCAAAAGATACTAATCGCACCCCAACTTCTGGATTAAATCTACGTACAGCTTTCATTAAACCTATATTCCCTTCTTGAATAAGATCTGCTTGTTGTAGTCCATATCCTGAATAATATTTAGCTACATGTATAACAAATCTTAAATGTGATAAAATTAATTTTTTTGCAGCCTCTAAATCTCCTTTATAATATAATTTTTTTGATAATTCTTGTTCTTCATCAGAAGTTAATATTGGATAATTATTTGTAACATATATATAAGAATCTAGTGTACCAATGGGTACAACAATAGAAGATCTTAAATTAGAGGTAAATATATTTTTATACATTAATTCTTCCAAAAATAAAAAATTATTAACATATTATATAATTAATTTTAAAATGGTATTATTAAAAATTAATTAATAATTATAAAATTGCATTAATAAAATCTTTTGCATTAAATAAATGTAAATCTGTTATTTTTTCCCCACAACCAATAAATCTAATTGGGATATTAAATCTATTTGCTAAAGAAAAAATAATTCCACCTTTTGCAGTTCCATCTATTTTAGTTAAAGTAATACCGGTTACTCCAATATTATTGTGAAATGTTTTTAATTGATTAATAGAATTTTGTCCAATAGTTGCATCTAAAATTAACATAATTTCATCAACAACCATATTATTATTTTTTTTTATCACACGTACAATTTTTTTTAATTCTTCCATAAGAGAAATATTATTATGTAATCTTCCTGATGTATCAGCAATTAAAATGTCTATTTTTTTTTTTTTAGCTTGAAAAATTGCATCAAAAATAACTGCTGAACTTTCTTTTTTTTTAGAATTATATATAAAAAAACTATTACTTTTTTTACTCCAGGTAAATAATTGTTCATGTGCACCTGCTCTAAAAGTATCACCAGAAGCTAACATTACAGATTTTTTTTTTTTATAGAAGTAATATGCTAATTTTCCTATTGTAGTAGTTTTACCTACTCCATTTACACCTATTATTAATATTATAAAGGGTTTTTTTATATTTTTATTAATTACTAAAGGAATTTCTACATGGCTTAAAATATTTAACATTTCTATTTTTAAATATTTATATAATTGAGAAGAATCTTGTAGATTATTTAATGTTACATATTTTTTTATTGAATCAATAATTTTTTTTGTAGTATGTATACCTATATCAGAAATAATTAATTTTTCTTGTAACTTATCAAATAATTTTTTATCAATAGTATTTTTTTGTTTAAAAAGTTTAATAATTTTTTTACTAATATTATTACTTGTTTTAATTAATTTTTTTTTTAAATAACTAAAAAAACTTATTTTTTTTTCGTTTTTTGGAATTGTATTTTTTTTATTTATCATTTTTTTACAAAATTTTAAATTATCTAGTAATAAAATTACTTGATATAATTAAATAATTATTTAAATAATATATCAAAAATACTTTTAAAGTAATTATTATTATTAAGTTATTTTACATAAATTATGAAAAAACAAAAATCTTTAAATACTATTAATATTATAGCAGGTAAATGGAAAGGTAAAAAAATAAAAATTATAGACAATAAAATATTAAAACCCACAATGTGTTTTATTCGTGAAAATTTATTTAATTGGCTTATAAACAGTAATTTACATGTGTTTAATTGTTTAGATTGTTATGCTGGTACTGGAATTTTAAGTTTTGAAGCTTTTTCTAGAAATATCTTATTTGCTACATTAATTGAAAATAATAAAAAAATATTTCAACAATTAAAAAAAAATATTTTTTTATTAAAAATACAAAATATTTCCTTAATTTATAAAAATACTTTAATTTTTTTATCAAAAAAATCAAATAAGCAATATGATTTAATTTTTATAGATCCTCCATTTTGTGAAACAAATATTTTATTACAAAAAACCTGTTTTTTATTAGAAAAAAATAATTGGTTAAAACATAATGCTTATATTTTTATTGAATATAGAACTAAAAGTAATAAATTTTTTTTACCAAAAAATTGGTTCAAATATCGAGAAAAAAGATTTGGTATCGTTACTTATCTTTTATGTAAACGAATTTTATTTTAAAAAAACTATAATTTTTTTATTAAAAAGAAATATGGTGGTACATTATATATTTTTTTATAAATTATGTTATAATTCATAAAATAACAAAAATTTTTTATATCTATATTAACTAATAAGTCGTCAGTAATAATTAATAAAGTTTCATGTTTTTTAATCCGAAGTGTTTTTTTTCTAATCATCATAATAGTTGTTGGGCACTGTAATCCTTGTATATCTAAAATATAATTTGCATTTTTATAAAGATTATTTTTTTTTAACATTTTAATATATTATTAAGAATAAATTCATATGAATAGTTTTATTATAATAAAAAAATTTTATTTTTATAAAAATTTTTAATTAAATTTATTATTTTAAAAAATATAAAGTAGGTGAATATTATGGATTTAAATAAAAAAAAAATAGTTCTTGAAGATGCTATTATTCAAATCGAAAACCAATTTGGTAAAGGTTCTATTATGAGGTTAGGTGATAATAGAACTATGGATATAGAATCAATATCAACAGGATCTATATCCTTAGATATAGCATTAGGTATTGGTGGTTTACCAATTGGTAGAATAGTAGAAATATACGGTCCAGAATCCTCTGGTAAAACTACTTTAACATTACAAATTATAGCTGAAGCCCAAAAGTTAGGAAAAATTTGTGCTTTTATTGATGCAGAACATGCACTAGATCCTATATATGCTAAAAAATTAAATGTTGATATTAATAAATTATTATGTTCACAACCTGATACAGGAGAACAAGCATTAGAATTATG is drawn from Enterobacteriaceae endosymbiont of Donacia vulgaris and contains these coding sequences:
- the rpoH gene encoding RNA polymerase sigma factor RpoH, whose translation is MYKNIFTSNLRSSIVVPIGTLDSYIYVTNNYPILTSDEEQELSKKLYYKGDLEAAKKLILSHLRFVIHVAKYYSGYGLQQADLIQEGNIGLMKAVRRFNPEVGVRLVSFAIHWIKAEIHEYVLRNWRIVKVATTKAQRKLFFNLRKAKQRLGWFNQDEIKMVAKELGVSIKDVCEMESRMSAQDMSNNNNNNIKDNFKNKKDNSNIFLKDHNSNFANIIEKDNWSKFISNKLYKAILKLDYRSRNIITLRWLNKNKEKTTLQELANYYGISAERIRQLEKNAMKKLRFIIGNLFFI
- the ftsY gene encoding signal recognition particle-docking protein FtsY, with product MINKKNTIPKNEKKISFFSYLKKKLIKTSNNISKKIIKLFKQKNTIDKKLFDKLQEKLIISDIGIHTTKKIIDSIKKYVTLNNLQDSSQLYKYLKIEMLNILSHVEIPLVINKNIKKPFIILIIGVNGVGKTTTIGKLAYYFYKKKKSVMLASGDTFRAGAHEQLFTWSKKSNSFFIYNSKKKESSAVIFDAIFQAKKKKIDILIADTSGRLHNNISLMEELKKIVRVIKKNNNMVVDEIMLILDATIGQNSINQLKTFHNNIGVTGITLTKIDGTAKGGIIFSLANRFNIPIRFIGCGEKITDLHLFNAKDFINAIL
- the rsmD gene encoding 16S rRNA (guanine(966)-N(2))-methyltransferase RsmD, which gives rise to MKKQKSLNTINIIAGKWKGKKIKIIDNKILKPTMCFIRENLFNWLINSNLHVFNCLDCYAGTGILSFEAFSRNILFATLIENNKKIFQQLKKNIFLLKIQNISLIYKNTLIFLSKKSNKQYDLIFIDPPFCETNILLQKTCFLLEKNNWLKHNAYIFIEYRTKSNKFFLPKNWFKYREKRFGIVTYLLCKRILF
- a CDS encoding sulfurtransferase TusA family protein, translated to MLKKNNLYKNANYILDIQGLQCPTTIMMIRKKTLRIKKHETLLIITDDLLVNIDIKNFCYFMNYNIIYKKIYNVPPYFFLIKKL